In Desulfobacter hydrogenophilus, the genomic stretch GTTATCCAATTGTTCAGGTGGAAAACGGCGAGGTCCAGGGAGATGCACTAGGCTTTAGTCTGACAGCCGCATCCGATGTCAGAGTGACAATTTATAATGCTGATGATGAAGAAGTTGAGACCATTGAAATCTCAGCTGATGATACAACCACCGGAGAAAATGAGGTCACCTGGGACGGGCTGACAAGCAGCGGTCACGTGAGCTCCGACGGACTTTATTACTACAAGGTTACAGCGGATACAGGAAGAACCTCCATCGCTATTTCCGGAGATGTGAGTGCTATCACTTCCGTGGACGGTACCCAATACCTTGAAATTGGAGATACCGGACGTCTGGTATCTGTATCAAGCATAACCGCTGTTGAATAAAAACAGGCAGACGTACAAATTTTACCGGATCTACTCAATGAATAAAACTTTATCCATGCTAAGGAGGCCCCCATGTCATTAACCAGTTCCCTTTATGCCGGCACCAGCGGGTTAGGCAACACAGGCAATGCACTTCAGGTCACAAGTAATAATATATCAAATATCAATACACTTGGATTTAAAAAAGGAACCGCTACCTTTGCCGATACCCTTTACCAGACCATCGGCACCAATGCCGGTGCTTCCCAGGTGGGGCTTGGTATGAACGTTGACAATGTTGCCCAGGTGTTTACCGATGGCTCCCTTGAAACCACAAGTAATGCAACGGACCTTGCCATTGGCGGGGATGGTTTCTTTGTTGTTTCCGAATTAGGATCTGAGGAAACTTTTTATACAAGGGCCGGTAATTTCTCATTTGATCAAGACGGCGCGCTTGTCACTTCCGAAGGGTATATTGTCCAGGGGTGGTATGTTGAAGGCGATACTGGAGAGGAATACGGGGCCGTTACCGACCTGATATTGACCGAGTTTACAAGCCCGCCGGATGATACGGAGGAAATTACGGTAATTACCAATCTGGATTCCGATGCCGAGTCTATGGCCACGGTTTTGTCCAATCTGTTTGAATATGATGAGGAAGACGGCACTACGGTGGATTCGGATGGTTATGAATACCAGACTGTGGTCACGGTTTATGATTCCCTGGGTTCTTCCCATGAAGTTACTATTTACTACGATAAGAAATCCGATACCGATTGGGAATACATTATTGCCACGGATCCCGATGAAGATAATCGTGCCCTTGTGGCAGATACGGACGCTGCAGGACTTCTGGCAAGGGGCACCATTTCCTTTTCCGAAAGTTCTGGTGAAATCGTTACCATGACCATGGAAGAACTCACCGGGTTGATTGGCAACGTGGTCTCATCTGGAAACAATGCCGTGGACGACGTGCATTTTGAAATTGAAGATTCCGAGGTCATTCAGTTGGATGGTTACGGCATTTCAATGACATATGACGGTGAAAACTGGGTCCTTGATGAAACTAACTTGCCGACCGCATATGAAGACGCAGAGATTATCTATTCTGATGCGAATACCGTTTATTTGGTGCTTGATCCTGAATCCAGCGGTGGAGACGAAGAGGCGGATGTAAAAATTTCCCTGGATGAATATGCCATGTCCGGGGATACTCTCACCTTTGATGTTAATGATCCCACGGAACTGCATGTTCAGGATATTGAAAATGCAGTTTACGTGGGCGATGTCTACAACAATACTACGGTGTCCATTAACGACCCCAGTGTGATGACAACAGATGCTGAAGACCTTTCCATTATCTGGAACCCGTACACTGAAACCTGGTCCTGGAATAATCCGGACGGTGCTACAGCCGATCCCGATCCGACACTGATCTCTGAAGTGAGCTTTGAATTGGACTCGGCTATAATAGATACGGAGACTTTAGTTGACAAGGGAATCTCTTACTCGGAGAAGGATGTAAGTGCGATGTCCATGGTGGCCGATGTCAGTTTGTATTGGGACGGGTCGGCATGGGACTGGAACGAGGACTTAAAAGAGACTGATCTTCAAGATGGGCTATCCTACGATGAGGAGTACTTCGGTAGTTTGGAAGTGAGCGACATAACATCCGGTAGTGAGGGTGCCGGAATCCTGGCTACCGTCTATACCGTTACATATGATCCTACGGCTACTCCTACCTGGACCGGTGAATCGGATTCCACTTCCACTCAAAGCATAGACGTCGAGGAGTCGACTGATGGTTCGGTGCTGACGCTAACCATCTACGATGATCCTTCAAGCGATCCATCTACCATAGAAATTACCTTGGATGACGATACAACACTGTCCACTACAGACTCTGAATCTTTCAGCTTTACTATTGTTCCAACACCCCCTGCCGAATATGCAAATGCGAAAATTTCCACTCCCACCACCAGTACTTACAATATTGAGATTAACTTCAACGAGGAGGACGATTTCGACGATGCCGAAGTTACCATAGACGTAGACGCCCATCTCGCATCAGGAGTCCTGGTAGACGGTGATAAGCTTACTTTTAAGGTGGACCCTGATACCCCGCCGTCAGAATACAGCGATGCA encodes the following:
- a CDS encoding flagellar hook-basal body complex protein; translated protein: MSLTSSLYAGTSGLGNTGNALQVTSNNISNINTLGFKKGTATFADTLYQTIGTNAGASQVGLGMNVDNVAQVFTDGSLETTSNATDLAIGGDGFFVVSELGSEETFYTRAGNFSFDQDGALVTSEGYIVQGWYVEGDTGEEYGAVTDLILTEFTSPPDDTEEITVITNLDSDAESMATVLSNLFEYDEEDGTTVDSDGYEYQTVVTVYDSLGSSHEVTIYYDKKSDTDWEYIIATDPDEDNRALVADTDAAGLLARGTISFSESSGEIVTMTMEELTGLIGNVVSSGNNAVDDVHFEIEDSEVIQLDGYGISMTYDGENWVLDETNLPTAYEDAEIIYSDANTVYLVLDPESSGGDEEADVKISLDEYAMSGDTLTFDVNDPTELHVQDIENAVYVGDVYNNTTVSINDPSVMTTDAEDLSIIWNPYTETWSWNNPDGATADPDPTLISEVSFELDSAIIDTETLVDKGISYSEKDVSAMSMVADVSLYWDGSAWDWNEDLKETDLQDGLSYDEEYFGSLEVSDITSGSEGAGILATVYTVTYDPTATPTWTGESDSTSTQSIDVEESTDGSVLTLTIYDDPSSDPSTIEITLDDDTTLSTTDSESFSFTIVPTPPAEYANAKISTPTTSTYNIEINFNEEDDFDDAEVTIDVDAHLASGVLVDGDKLTFKVDPDTPPSEYSDATLSGDATYCSIDLDGSGNEDDKEDIVFTFDEELKSGTDTDPLEDRSVITFDIEGSTSWRTVTSDEAEDTGYLQFTADFLGGEFGATEMDISFNIGSKFDGNNWVNDSLSSTQYATSSSTTYQDADGYASGDLTGIGVESDGLVSGSYSNGQEIALFKVALADFNNVNGLENEGGNLYSATTESGAAITNKPGENGLGTLSSYALEMSNVDISEEFVDMITLQTAYEANAKIITTVDEMMTTVIGMKR